The Zalophus californianus isolate mZalCal1 chromosome 8, mZalCal1.pri.v2, whole genome shotgun sequence genome has a segment encoding these proteins:
- the NAT8 gene encoding LOW QUALITY PROTEIN: N-acetyltransferase 8 (The sequence of the model RefSeq protein was modified relative to this genomic sequence to represent the inferred CDS: substituted 1 base at 1 genomic stop codon) — protein sequence MAPYHICKYPESHRTQVLDLFSQAMEEYVPTTFRHILKLPRTLVLLLGLSLAFFLVSGSWLLALVASLTLLTALRFLSKYPWTKFKVMCLRTDMSDISKSYLSEPGSCFWVVETEGQVVGTAGLLPIKERPLPKEQLQLFHLCVASAHRRQGIAKALVRTVLQFARNQGYRQVVLNTSVLXHSALALYQHMGFQKTNQFFFSRSWSLVAFPSVMFVYHLPSAQASQAQE from the coding sequence ATGGCTCCTTACCACATCTGCAAATACCCGGAGAGCCACCGCACACAGGTCCTGGACTTGTTCTCCCAGGCAATGGAAGAGTACGTCCCCACCACCTTCCGCCACATCCTGAAGCTGCCCCGAACCCTGGTGCTCTTGCTGGGGCTGTCCCTCGCCTTCTTCCTGgtctctggctcctggctcctggccctgGTAGCCAGCCTCACCCTCCTCACTGCTCTGAGATTCCTCTCCAAATACCCCTGGACCAAGTTTAAAGTCATGTGCTTGCGCACAGACATGTCCGACATCAGCAAGTCCTACCTGAGTGAGCCCGGCTCCTGCTTCTGGGTGGTCGAGACTGAGGGGCAGGTGGTGGGCACTGCGGGCCTGCTGCCCATCAAGGAGCGCCCCCTGCCGAAGGAGCAGTTGCAGCTGTTTCACCTGTGCGTAGCCTCGGCGCACCGGCGTCAGGGTATAGCGAAAGCCCTGGTCAGGACTGTCCTCCAGTTCGCACGCAACCAGGGATACCGCCAGGTCGTCCTCAACACCAGCGTGCTGTAGCATTCGGCCTTGGCCCTCTACCAGCACATGGGCTTCCAGAAGACAAACCAGTTCTTCTTCTCCCGGAGCTGGAGTCTAGTTGCTTTTCCTTCGGTTATGTTTGTCTACcacctgccctctgctcaggcctCTCAGGCACAGGAGTAG